In Lachnospiraceae bacterium, one DNA window encodes the following:
- a CDS encoding relaxase/mobilization nuclease domain-containing protein has protein sequence MATTRLMPLHVGKGRNISTAIADIIDYVENPQKTDFGKFIYGYECDTRLADAEFLLSKRQYANLTGRNQGADDVIAYHLRQAFKPGEVTPEEANQIGRELALKLTKGKHAFVVCTHVDKHHVHNHIIINSTTLDCQKKFRNFWGSTWAIRRMNDKLCLEHGLSIVENPKPSREHYGTWLGNKKQPSFQEQIRIAIDAALEEMPKDFEELLKKLEAAGIEVNRERKHLRFRVPGQENYTRCDTLKGDYTEQAIKERIAGTRTVKSRHTFSKKPVSKVGLLVDIEAAIRSGKGPGYERWAKVFNLKQLSQAVLYLKEHGDMGYEDLLEKANAATTNFNTLSVQIKDLESRMNANAELQKQIVNYAKTRAVYVEYRKAGYSKKYRIVHEAEILLHQAAKNHFDELGIQKLPSVKSLREEYTDLLEQKRKAYSAYKQAKNDMKELHNVRANVEYLLEISSPPLPQRSTEKSRQ, from the coding sequence ATAGCGACCACAAGACTGATGCCTCTGCATGTAGGAAAAGGTCGGAATATCTCTACTGCGATTGCAGATATTATTGATTATGTAGAAAATCCGCAGAAAACCGATTTTGGAAAATTCATTTATGGCTATGAGTGTGATACCCGGCTTGCTGATGCAGAGTTTCTTCTTTCTAAACGACAGTATGCAAATCTGACCGGCAGAAACCAGGGGGCGGATGATGTGATCGCCTACCATCTCCGTCAGGCATTTAAGCCCGGCGAAGTTACGCCGGAAGAAGCCAATCAGATCGGCAGGGAGCTGGCGCTAAAACTCACAAAAGGAAAACATGCCTTTGTCGTCTGTACCCATGTAGATAAGCACCATGTCCATAATCACATCATTATCAACTCTACTACACTGGACTGTCAGAAAAAATTTCGCAACTTCTGGGGCTCTACCTGGGCAATCCGGCGAATGAATGACAAGCTGTGTTTGGAGCATGGACTTTCGATTGTTGAAAATCCGAAACCCAGCCGGGAGCATTATGGCACATGGCTGGGAAATAAAAAGCAGCCTTCCTTTCAGGAGCAGATACGTATTGCTATTGATGCTGCATTAGAGGAAATGCCAAAAGATTTTGAGGAACTTCTAAAGAAGCTGGAGGCTGCCGGGATTGAAGTTAACCGTGAAAGAAAACATCTTCGGTTCCGAGTTCCGGGACAAGAAAATTATACCCGATGCGATACGCTCAAAGGCGATTATACAGAACAGGCCATCAAAGAACGAATTGCCGGTACACGGACAGTAAAATCCCGCCATACTTTTTCAAAAAAACCGGTTTCCAAAGTTGGATTGCTGGTAGATATAGAGGCTGCAATCCGTTCCGGCAAAGGTCCCGGTTATGAGCGTTGGGCAAAAGTGTTCAACTTAAAACAGCTTTCCCAGGCAGTGCTCTACTTAAAAGAACATGGCGATATGGGTTATGAGGATCTTCTGGAAAAAGCCAACGCCGCTACCACTAATTTCAATACCTTATCCGTTCAAATTAAAGATTTAGAGTCAAGAATGAACGCCAATGCCGAGCTACAAAAGCAGATCGTAAACTATGCGAAAACGCGGGCTGTCTATGTAGAATATCGCAAAGCCGGGTACAGCAAAAAATACCGAATAGTACATGAGGCTGAAATTCTGCTGCACCAGGCGGCAAAGAATCATTTTGACGAGCTAGGAATCCAAAAGCTCCCCTCTGTTAAATCTCTCCGGGAGGAATACACCGATCTTCTGGAACAAAAACGGAAAGCCTATTCTGCCTATAAGCAGGCCAAAAATGATATGAAAGAACTTCATAATGTTCGGGCTAATGTGGAATATCTATTAGAGATTTCTTCCCCACCGCTACCGCAGCGCAGCACAGAAAAATCACGTCAATAA
- a CDS encoding DNA topoisomerase 3 produces MKLVIAEKPSVAMSLAAVLGATERKDGYLEGSGYLVSWCVGHLLELAQPEAYKEQYAKWRYEDLPILPENWKYEVPKDKKKQLALLCRLMKDKRVDSVVCATDAGREGELIFRLVYEYAGCNKPMERLWISSMEDAAIREGFDHLRPGSDYDKLYDAAVCRAGADWLIGINATRLFSVLYGVTLNVGRVMSPTLALLVQRESDIESFISKPFYVPEITCGGFTASGEKMTERSEAEKIRMDCDHNSAFVRSAEKQVKTIQPPRLYDLTTLQRECNRIYGYTAQQTLDYVQSLYEKKLATYPRTDSQYLTKDMQATAASLILWLRDNMPFGKGCAGEPDIDRVTDDSKVTDHHAIIPTVEIARTDLSELPSGERDVLTLLAVRLLCATTQANRFEAVTAMLDCQGYTFTAKGKTILQSGWKEVERIHRMSIRQSETEHRENEDAALPVLKEGQTFETVSASLREGKTSPPKHYTEDTLLSAMETAGAEDMPEDAERKGLGTPATRAATLEKLVSAGFVQRKKKQLIPTEKGKNLIAVLPDNIKSPILTAEWESMLKQVEHGELSATSFMDQIADMSRTLVKEHTTPEERFADLFPSSKGTAHEAVGVCPRCGAPVFEGKKGFFCGNRECSFALWKDNRFFSSKKKSITKSVAAALLKEGRISMSGLYSEKTGRTYDAEVILDDTGGKYVNFKLEFPVKKGRRK; encoded by the coding sequence TTGAAACTTGTGATTGCAGAAAAGCCCTCTGTTGCTATGTCACTGGCAGCAGTATTAGGCGCAACGGAAAGAAAAGACGGTTATCTCGAAGGTTCCGGTTATCTGGTGAGCTGGTGCGTGGGACATCTTTTGGAACTGGCACAGCCGGAGGCTTACAAAGAACAGTACGCCAAATGGCGGTATGAGGACCTTCCGATCCTACCGGAAAACTGGAAATATGAAGTTCCAAAGGATAAGAAAAAGCAGCTTGCCCTTTTGTGCCGGCTGATGAAGGACAAACGGGTTGATTCTGTGGTATGCGCTACGGATGCCGGGCGTGAAGGAGAACTGATCTTCCGTCTGGTCTATGAATATGCCGGATGTAATAAGCCTATGGAACGCCTTTGGATTTCCAGTATGGAGGATGCGGCGATCCGTGAGGGTTTTGACCATCTCCGTCCCGGCAGTGATTACGATAAACTCTATGATGCGGCAGTATGCCGGGCAGGAGCCGACTGGCTGATCGGGATCAATGCCACCCGGCTTTTTTCTGTCCTGTATGGTGTCACACTAAATGTCGGCCGTGTTATGTCACCGACGCTGGCACTTTTGGTACAGCGTGAGTCGGATATTGAATCCTTCATCAGCAAGCCTTTTTATGTGCCGGAAATCACCTGCGGAGGTTTTACTGCTTCCGGCGAAAAAATGACGGAACGATCCGAGGCTGAAAAAATCCGTATGGACTGTGACCACAACTCCGCTTTTGTGCGTTCTGCGGAAAAGCAGGTAAAAACTATACAGCCTCCCCGCCTTTATGACCTTACAACTCTGCAAAGGGAATGTAACCGTATTTATGGCTATACGGCTCAACAGACCCTTGATTATGTGCAATCTCTCTATGAAAAGAAGCTGGCAACCTATCCGAGAACGGACAGCCAGTATTTGACGAAGGACATGCAGGCAACCGCCGCTTCCCTGATCCTATGGCTGCGTGACAATATGCCCTTTGGAAAAGGCTGCGCCGGAGAGCCGGACATTGACCGGGTAACAGACGACAGCAAAGTGACCGACCACCATGCCATCATCCCAACTGTGGAGATTGCACGGACAGACCTGTCGGAGCTTCCTTCCGGGGAGCGGGATGTGCTTACCCTGCTTGCCGTCAGACTGCTTTGTGCCACAACGCAGGCAAACCGGTTTGAAGCGGTCACCGCTATGTTAGACTGCCAGGGATATACTTTTACGGCAAAAGGAAAGACCATCTTACAGTCCGGCTGGAAAGAGGTGGAACGGATTCACCGTATGAGTATCAGGCAGAGTGAAACGGAACACAGAGAAAATGAAGATGCCGCTCTCCCTGTGCTGAAGGAAGGACAGACTTTTGAAACTGTGTCAGCAAGTCTCCGTGAAGGGAAAACTTCACCGCCGAAACATTATACGGAGGACACACTGCTGTCCGCTATGGAGACTGCCGGTGCGGAAGATATGCCGGAAGATGCCGAGCGTAAAGGATTGGGTACTCCGGCTACCCGTGCGGCAACACTGGAAAAGCTGGTTTCTGCCGGATTTGTACAGCGAAAGAAAAAGCAGCTCATTCCTACGGAAAAAGGAAAGAACCTGATCGCAGTCCTGCCGGACAATATCAAATCTCCCATCTTAACTGCAGAATGGGAATCCATGCTGAAACAAGTGGAACATGGCGAACTGTCGGCAACATCTTTTATGGATCAGATTGCAGATATGAGCCGGACGCTGGTAAAAGAACATACTACCCCGGAAGAACGTTTTGCGGATCTGTTTCCTTCTTCCAAAGGAACTGCACACGAAGCCGTGGGGGTATGTCCCCGCTGCGGTGCCCCGGTATTTGAAGGAAAGAAAGGTTTTTTCTGCGGCAACAGGGAATGTTCTTTTGCTCTTTGGAAAGATAACCGTTTCTTTTCCAGCAAGAAAAAATCTATCACAAAGTCTGTGGCAGCGGCTCTTTTGAAAGAGGGCCGCATTTCTATGTCCGGGCTTTACAGTGAAAAAACAGGAAGGACCTATGATGCGGAAGTGATCCTGGATGATACCGGCGGTAAATATGTGAATTTCAAGCTGGAATTTCCCGTAAAGAAAGGCAGGCGCAAATGA
- a CDS encoding helix-turn-helix domain-containing protein, translated as MYEDFVPERLAKLRTQKGVSARDMSLSLGQANNYINNIENKKSLPAMQSFFYICEYLGVTPQEFFDEGNTYPETLKEFIAEARQLDPQSMQYILGIMKELNSRK; from the coding sequence ATGTATGAAGATTTTGTCCCGGAACGATTAGCGAAGCTGCGGACACAGAAAGGAGTTTCCGCACGCGATATGTCTTTATCGTTAGGTCAGGCAAACAACTACATCAATAATATTGAGAATAAAAAGTCACTTCCCGCTATGCAGTCTTTTTTCTACATCTGCGAATATCTGGGTGTGACTCCGCAGGAATTCTTTGACGAAGGAAATACTTACCCGGAAACCTTGAAGGAATTCATTGCAGAGGCAAGACAGCTTGATCCTCAATCCATGCAATATATCCTTGGTATTATGAAAGAACTCAATAGCAGAAAGTAG
- a CDS encoding DUF1273 domain-containing protein yields MKGKTCCVTGHRDLPQNEINKIKAALEHEIDAAVTDGFTCFMSGFADGVDQYFAELVLERKQTNPALELIAVIPYRKRLDSLNKKTRTRELLEACADVVVIQEKYLPSVYSHRNRYMVEHSDRVIAVYDGRETGGTAKTIRFTHRMKKELREIPVGEIVLPDHLKPKTK; encoded by the coding sequence ATGAAAGGAAAGACTTGCTGTGTTACCGGACACAGGGATTTGCCGCAGAATGAGATCAACAAAATAAAAGCCGCTTTGGAACATGAGATCGATGCTGCCGTTACAGATGGATTTACCTGTTTTATGAGTGGCTTTGCAGATGGCGTGGATCAGTATTTTGCAGAGCTGGTGTTGGAAAGAAAGCAGACTAATCCGGCGCTGGAGCTGATCGCAGTGATCCCTTACCGCAAACGTCTGGACAGCCTGAATAAGAAAACAAGAACCCGTGAACTGCTGGAGGCTTGTGCGGATGTTGTTGTCATACAGGAAAAATATCTCCCAAGCGTCTACTCCCACAGAAACCGCTATATGGTGGAGCACTCCGACCGAGTGATCGCTGTATATGACGGACGGGAAACCGGCGGTACGGCAAAGACGATCCGCTTCACCCATCGGATGAAAAAGGAACTGCGGGAAATCCCGGTTGGAGAGATCGTCCTGCCGGATCACTTGAAACCAAAAACAAAATAG
- the mobC gene encoding plasmid mobilization relaxosome protein MobC: MKGRHNKKSVRVEFVMSEAEAELVKERMAELGITNLSAYLRKMAVDGYIIHLDMGDIQEMIRLLRICSNNLNQYTRRANETGSIYAADIEDIRTRLDSLWDGMDKLIRGFANIS, encoded by the coding sequence ATGAAGGGCAGGCATAACAAAAAATCCGTCCGCGTCGAATTTGTCATGTCCGAAGCGGAGGCCGAACTGGTAAAAGAACGCATGGCGGAACTTGGCATTACCAACCTGTCGGCATATCTGCGAAAGATGGCCGTAGACGGTTACATCATTCACCTTGATATGGGAGACATTCAAGAAATGATCCGACTTCTCCGCATTTGTTCCAATAACTTAAACCAATATACCAGACGGGCCAATGAGACCGGCAGTATTTATGCCGCAGATATAGAGGACATCCGCACCCGTCTGGACAGCCTTTGGGATGGCATGGATAAACTAATCCGGGGATTTGCAAACATTTCATAA
- a CDS encoding deoxyuridine 5'-triphosphate nucleotidohydrolase has product MKIKLIDFGVPEHQRPYRPHGNDAGADVYLPYDCTLQPGEIAKIPLGFGLEIPDGYAGYIFPRTSMAVKGLVCELPPVDSGYRGEIHAIISNVSNQAQSLFKGARIGQLVITPTVIADFVTDLGTERGTGSFGSTGE; this is encoded by the coding sequence ATGAAAATAAAACTAATCGATTTTGGCGTGCCGGAGCACCAGCGTCCTTACCGTCCTCATGGCAATGATGCCGGAGCAGATGTTTATCTGCCCTATGACTGCACCTTACAGCCCGGAGAAATCGCCAAAATTCCTTTGGGTTTTGGACTGGAAATACCGGATGGGTATGCGGGATATATCTTTCCCCGTACCAGTATGGCGGTAAAAGGTCTGGTCTGTGAACTGCCGCCTGTGGATTCCGGCTACCGAGGAGAGATCCATGCGATCATCAGCAATGTAAGCAATCAGGCGCAGTCTCTTTTTAAGGGAGCCCGTATCGGGCAGCTTGTGATCACGCCGACTGTCATTGCGGATTTTGTAACAGATCTGGGAACAGAGCGAGGAACCGGCAGCTTTGGCAGTACCGGCGAATAG
- a CDS encoding DUF4316 domain-containing protein, whose protein sequence is MERKRTYGVWAVRSSTSIFGPAQSWCKENGKPLEFDSKADAENYAKEANEHTTANVRYYVKEKEPEPGAVRKGTSQPELDARSHEEVIPRNDAAEKQNEIPGRQIPSQTDPLVEIRSAVHSNYAGMVAMLGADNRVYLGREERCHYQDMQPSYYDNQDGSLCFVCDQPDMYYFLYGEGWAHTQTEMLERGLTLRQYEEFARLQNGVLAQFTTQREILFAGQPFQAPESYLRNAELYEEGQTGNYNMLDGRLNNEPPVRPDLTDGQTDEEIRELVPEAKPSLMDRLKADKPEHEARQMIPPVPERER, encoded by the coding sequence ATGGAAAGGAAACGGACCTATGGTGTATGGGCAGTACGAAGCAGCACTTCTATTTTCGGACCGGCACAAAGCTGGTGCAAGGAAAATGGAAAACCGTTGGAGTTTGATAGCAAAGCCGACGCTGAAAACTATGCAAAGGAAGCCAACGAGCATACGACAGCAAATGTCCGATACTATGTGAAAGAAAAAGAACCGGAACCCGGCGCTGTTCGGAAAGGAACATCTCAACCGGAACTGGATGCGCGCAGCCATGAAGAAGTAATACCAAGAAATGATGCAGCGGAAAAACAAAACGAGATTCCGGGCCGACAGATTCCTTCTCAAACAGATCCGCTGGTAGAAATCCGCTCTGCGGTCCATAGTAATTACGCGGGTATGGTCGCTATGCTGGGTGCGGACAACCGTGTGTATTTGGGGCGTGAGGAACGTTGCCATTACCAGGATATGCAGCCATCTTACTATGACAATCAGGACGGTTCCCTGTGTTTTGTCTGTGATCAGCCCGACATGTATTATTTTCTTTATGGAGAAGGCTGGGCGCATACCCAGACGGAAATGCTGGAACGAGGGCTTACCTTGCGCCAGTATGAAGAATTTGCAAGACTGCAAAATGGGGTCCTTGCACAGTTTACCACCCAAAGAGAAATTCTGTTTGCCGGACAGCCATTTCAGGCGCCGGAGAGTTATCTGCGCAATGCAGAACTTTATGAGGAAGGTCAGACCGGCAACTACAATATGCTGGATGGCAGGCTAAATAACGAACCACCTGTGCGTCCGGATCTGACAGATGGACAGACGGATGAAGAAATCCGGGAGCTGGTGCCGGAAGCAAAGCCATCTTTGATGGACCGTCTGAAAGCAGACAAACCGGAGCACGAAGCAAGGCAGATGATCCCTCCTGTGCCGGAAAGGGAACGCTGA
- a CDS encoding cysteine-rich VLP domain-containing protein, translating into MAERELKRSEQSAIRKLVTELCANYDSQDKICLPLDSPCYMLNKWWTGAYCRYFEKAVLPVDAALESAITGEDTSMRQKICPVCGKSYLPITSQAYCSDACRVYARRKSERKRKRRQRQNQP; encoded by the coding sequence ATGGCAGAGAGGGAATTAAAACGCTCGGAGCAGTCTGCAATCCGAAAGCTGGTTACAGAGCTTTGCGCCAACTATGACTCTCAGGATAAGATCTGCCTTCCCCTGGACAGCCCTTGCTACATGCTGAATAAATGGTGGACCGGTGCTTATTGCCGGTACTTTGAAAAAGCGGTGCTGCCGGTGGATGCAGCACTGGAATCAGCCATTACCGGCGAGGACACCTCCATGAGACAGAAAATATGCCCTGTGTGTGGAAAATCATATCTTCCTATAACCAGCCAGGCATATTGCTCCGATGCCTGCCGGGTCTATGCAAGACGGAAATCCGAGCGGAAACGCAAACGCCGGCAGCGGCAAAACCAACCATGA
- a CDS encoding CD1845 family protein, whose amino-acid sequence MRLIGKLLALPFMLVTGILYLVCKFLVVFSGAVLGILSGIIFLAALVLFFVAGFLPGLAWLMIAFLISPYGLPLAAAWLVGIIGGANSALKDFIFG is encoded by the coding sequence ATGCGTTTGATAGGTAAATTACTGGCACTTCCCTTTATGCTGGTTACGGGGATTCTTTATCTGGTATGTAAATTTTTAGTGGTTTTTTCCGGTGCGGTACTTGGGATTCTTTCCGGGATCATCTTTCTGGCGGCATTGGTGCTGTTCTTTGTCGCAGGTTTTTTGCCGGGTCTTGCATGGCTTATGATCGCCTTTCTTATCAGTCCATACGGTCTGCCTCTGGCGGCTGCATGGCTGGTAGGGATCATTGGCGGGGCAAACAGTGCCTTAAAGGATTTTATATTTGGTTAA
- a CDS encoding DUF3789 domain-containing protein, with the protein MWNLISHFLTFAGGMASGVMLMCLMQTGKLADKECETMKEE; encoded by the coding sequence ATGTGGAACCTGATTTCACATTTCCTTACCTTTGCCGGAGGAATGGCTTCCGGCGTTATGTTGATGTGTCTTATGCAAACCGGAAAACTTGCGGATAAAGAATGTGAAACTATGAAGGAGGAATAA